The Daucus carota subsp. sativus chromosome 2, DH1 v3.0, whole genome shotgun sequence genome includes a window with the following:
- the LOC108206807 gene encoding omega-3 fatty acid desaturase, endoplasmic reticulum, which translates to MAVHSVHREKVEGDQTMKNGLDCDNVGSEEFDPTAPPPFKLAEIRAAIPKHCWVKNPWRSLSYVIRDFAVIFLLLILAMHFNNWAFWPIYWVAQGTMFWALFVLGHDCGHGSFSDNPRLNSIFGHILHSSILVPYHGWRISHRTHHQNHGNIEKDESWVPIPEKIYKSLPVHIKFLRFKIPFPIFAYPLYLISRSPGKTGSHFNPYSDIFHPSERNLVVTSTLCWTAMLALLGYLANTIGSIQLLKLYGVPYIIFVMWIDCVTYLHHHGYDKKLPWYRGKEWSYLRGGLTTIDRDYGWINNIHHDIGTHVIHHLFPQIPHYHLIEATRAAKPVLGKYYREPRKSGLFPFHLVKDMLKSIQQDHYVSDAGEVVFYQKDPQLNVFFHKSE; encoded by the exons ATGGCAGTTCACTCGGTGCATCGAGAGAAGGTTGAAGGAGATCAGACCATGAAAAATGGACTTGATTGCGATAATGTGGGCAGTGAGGAGTTTGATCCGACTGCCCCTCCTCCGTTCAAGCTAGCGGAGATCAGAGCTGCCATTCCCAAGCATTGTTGGGTGAAGAATCCTTGGAGGTCTCTGAGTTATGTCATCAGGGATTTTGCTGTTATTTTTCTACTGCTCATATTGGCCATGCACTTCAACAATTGGGCTTTCTGGCCTATTTATTGGGTAGCTCAGGGGACCATGTTCTGGGCACTCTTTGTTCTTGGCCATGATTG TGGACATGGAAGCTTTTCTGATAACCCAAGATTGAATAGCATATTTGGACATATATTGCATTCTTCAATTCTTGTGCCATACCATGGATG GAGAATTAGCCACAGAACTCACCATCAGAACCATGGGAATATCGAGAAGGATGAATCTTGGGTTCCT ATACCAGAGAAGATATATAAGAGTCTGCCGGTCCACATCAAATTTTTGAGATTTAAAATTCCTTTTCCCATATTTGCTTATCCCCTATATCTG ATCAGCAGAAGCCCGGGGAAAACAGGTTCACATTTCAATCCATATAGTGATATATTTCACCCCAGTGAGAGGAATTTGGTTGTAACTTCGACATTGTGCTGGACTGCAATGCTTGCTTTACTTGGCTATCTGGCTAATACAATTGGTTCAATTCAGCTGCTCAAACTATATGGGGTTCCCTACATT ATTTTTGTGATGTGGATCGATTGTGTTACTTATTTGCATCACCATGGCTATGACAAGAAGCTTCCGTGGTACCGTGGCAAG GAATGGAGTTACTTGAGAGGAGGATTAACTACTATTGATCGTGATTACGGATGGATTAACAATATCCACCACGACATTGGAACTCATGTTATACATCATCTCTTCCCTCAAATCCCACATTACCACCTTATAGAAGCG ACGAGAGCAGCTAAGCCAGTGCTGGGGAAGTATTACAGGGAGCCGAGAAAATCAGGGCTATTTCCATTTCACCTGGTTAAAGATATGCTAAAAAGCATACAACAAGACCATTATGTTAGTGATGCTGGGGAAGTTGTGTTCTATCAGAAAGACCCTCAACTTAACGTATTTTTTCACAAGTCGGAGTGA